In Lolium rigidum isolate FL_2022 chromosome 7, APGP_CSIRO_Lrig_0.1, whole genome shotgun sequence, the DNA window ATCACATAGTTTTCCTCAGGATTTATATCTTTCGTCTCCTTGCGATAGCCAGCTAGTCCACAAAAAGTAATGCCGGAGAGAACTGTCAGGGGAGCTGATATCCCGTACGATGGCGCTGCTGTCAAATTCAACCATAAGAGCCCAGGCGCCTCTTCTTGTGGTGGCCTGAAGCCATTGGTGGGGACGGGAGCTCCGGTATCGACCACTGCACTGCATGTCTCCAGCACCTGTTTGAAGAGGACATGTTGTAAGGCGAGTTGCCTGTGCTGCCTCTGTGCTTCCCGCTATCAGCCTGGCATTTTGATGCATGTCATCACAGGTCAGATCACTTACGCCAATAAGCAGAAGATCAACTAAAACAATATCAATCGGGATGTAATTGGTGGCAAAAACCC includes these proteins:
- the LOC124672536 gene encoding uncharacterized protein LOC124672536, coding for MASAACVSAVHLVAAVGLGGIFFVGGQPGGLPAISFSTSTRGLRPPLASEIDLDLCTLSSNLRPDLKIPFKFSNLQLPPKTARNVELALTGLIAGSTEAAQATRLTTCPLQTGAGDMQCSGRYRSSRPHQWLQATTRRGAWALMVEFDSSAIVRDISSPDSSLRHYFLWTSWLSQGDERYKS